From the genome of Polycladomyces zharkentensis:
TTGTTTCAACAAGTCGGAGCGGCCGACCAGGTCTTGCGTGCGCGTAAATCCGAGTTGTGCCGTCAACCTGCGGATTTCTTCGCCGAATGCGGAAAACAGGCGTACCAGTGAATCGACGGCATCTTCGTATACGCGGGGAACGAAACGACGCAAACCTTTTTCTTCCGCTTCCTCCATCGATTCAATCTGCGTGGCGATCCCCACGTGGCACGTATCCAAGTGACAACCGCGACAGGTGGTACATCCGATGGCCAGCATGGCCAAGGTACCGAACCCGATCCGGTTGGCTCCGAGCAGCATCATTTTGATAACGTCCAAACCGCTCTTCAGTCCACCGTCGGCCCACAGTTCCACCTGATCACGGATACCGGCTTCCACCAATGCATTGTGGGCCGCTTTGACACCGATCTCCGCGGGCAGTCCCACATGCTGCAGGGCGTGTACCCGTGCGGCGCCGGTACCGCCGTCAAATCCGCTCAAGGTGATGATATCCGCCCCTGCTTTGGCGATCCCGACGGTGATTGTGCCGATGTTGGGAACGATGGGCACTTTGACGATGACTTTGGCGAATTTGTTGGCCGTTTTCAGCTCCGTGATGATTTGTGCCAAATCCTCGATCGAATAAATGTCATGATTGTTCGACGGCGAGATCAGGTCGACTCCGGGCGAAGCATTCCGCGCCGCGGCCACTTTTTCGGAAACCTTGACCCCAGGCAGGTGTCCGCCTTCACCCGGCTTGGCGCCTTGACCGATTTTGATCTCCAGAAGCAGGGCGGAGTTGACCAGCTCCACGTTGACACCGAACCGGCCGGATGCGATCTGGTGTCCGCGCGTACGCGGATATTTGCCCAGCATGTCTTTGATTTCTCCGCCTTCACCGTTGAGGCTGACCATGTTCAGCCGTTCTGCCGCTTCCGCATATGCGCGGAAGGCGGTTTCGTGCTGAGAACCGAACGACATGGACGAAATGACAAGCGGCAGGTCGTGATCCCCCACGCTGATGTCCACTTCATCCGGGGAGACCGGCGTTGCCCGATCCAAGTCCAGATCGGCCACATGGCGCAAGCTGATCGGGTTTTGCTTTTCCAGATCCTCCAATTTTTCCGCAAATTCGCGATACGAGATGGCACCGGAGGCCACTTGACCGATCGACTTCCATACCCGCGGCCAGAGATGGAATGTTTTGGCCGGTTTCGCCTTGTTGGAGGCATAATCCTCGTAACGCGCCTCCGCATCTTTTTCCAGGTCGCTCCAAGACGTGCCGGCCTGCTCCGAACCGCAGTAGTTGACGATATTGAGCACATCGGCGATTTCCGGATGCAGACCGATCGACGAGAATAACCGTGCATAACCGCGCAATTCGTGAATTCCGATCGTGGAGATGATTTTCTCCAAACCTTTGTTGATCGCCTCAAACAGGTTGGCAGCGGACTTGTTCTCTTTTCCGATGATGGTGGCGAACATCAGGTACGGGTTGACCGCATCCGCTCCCAAACCGACGGCGATGGCGATATCGTGCAACGAGCGCAGGGCGGCCGAACGGAGCACAATGCTGCATTCGCGGCGCCAGTTTTGGCCATCTTTTGGCCACGGAGCGGCTTTGAGTGCCTGGTCCACTTTGGAGACGGCCAAGTGCGGATCCAAGAACAACCGATCTTCCTGATGGCAGCCCGCATCGTCCAAAATCAACAGGCTTTTGCCGCTCTGTACGGCTTTGAGTGCCTGTTCAGCGAGCTGTTCCAACCGCTCCTTGACTGAGCTTCCGCGCGGATAGGAAAGCGAAAGACGCTCCGTCAACCCTTTGTCTTCAAATAATTGCATCAGCGATTCATAGGACAGCGTGCCTTGTGACGATTGCAGCTCCACCCCGTCGTTTCCTTCCACCAGAACCGGGGAAGGCAATTCGACGCGCAGGGAGGTGGTGGTCTCCTTCTTGTTCAGGAGCGGACGGCGTCCCAACACCACCCGGGTGGAGAAATGCTCCATCTCCCGTTCGCGGTCGATCGCCGGGTTGGTGACGACAGCGACGCTTTCTTTGATGTAGTCGGGAATGTTTTGCCGGGATTTGGACAATGCGGCCAAAGGACCGTCATGCCCGAGTGAGCGAATCGGGTCGCTGCCGGTATCCGCCATTTGCTCCACCAGTTGAATCTGCTCCCGATCCCATCCGAATGCGGCGTAGGCTTGGTCCGTCGCAGGCTGCGTTTCTTGCGGCGTTGCAGTGGTTTGGGGCAACCGGGAAAGATATTGACGGTATTCTTGGAAATCGGTGCGCTGTTTGGCGCGTTCCAGCACGATCTGTTGCAGTTCGTGGTTCGGGATGAATGACACGGTCGGTGCCAGCCGCACACCAACGGTTTCACCCGGCGCGAGCGGTTTGGGTTCGCTCACCATCCGATCGACGGGAATGATGCCTTGCTCGGATGAGAAATAGTAACATCGTTCGCTTTCCAACATCCACAGCGGACGGAGTCCGAGCGCGTCGACACGGAAGGCGCATTCATCGCCGTAACGGGAAACGATCCCCGCCGGGCCTTGGGCGAACGGTCCCCATGCTTGACGGTAGTAGGTATAGAGATCCTGCAACTCAGCCGGCAATTGATGGATCTCATTGATAATCGGGGGAAACACCATTTCAATCGCTTCCAGCAAAGAAAATTCATAGCGATGAATCAGTGTTTCCATCACCCGGTTGAGATCTTGCGAATCGCTTCCTCCTTCAGCGAGCGGAACGCCGATCATGTGCGCTTCGTCGCCCAGTTTCCGCACTGTGTTGATCTCACCGTTGTGTCCGAGCAACGAGAACGGCTGAACACGGAAAAAGTTGGATAATGTGTTGGTGGAATAACGGTTGTGCCCGATCGTGGCCACCGTTTGAAATTCCGCTTTGCCGAGGTCGTGGAAATACTTGGGCAACAGGTTGGCCGCTCCCATTACTTTGTATACAACGGTGCGATTGCTGAACGAAGCGACTTGAAGAGGGAAATCCCGTTCCAACTGGATGACCAGGTCAAACAGACGGGCCGGCAACCGCTCTGCTGATTCCGCACGCAAGGCGATCTGCCAGAAATGCGGCTCGTCGGCACGACCGTTTTTTCCCAGTACATGGCTGTTGACGGCATCGATCGCCTCCACGAGGATGCGTAACCCATTTTCTTGCAGGATCTTGCGGATACGATCCTGCAGGGAAGAGAGTGTCATGTCGCCACGTTTGGGCACGAACAGGTGGGCGACGGCAAACGTCTCTTCATATGCCCATTCCGATGGATAACCGGCTTGGGTCAGTTTTTGGGCCCATAATGCCCGAGGAATGTCGGTCAATATACCGCAACCGTCCCCTTCACCGTTGATAAAACCGGAACGGTGTTCCATTTTGATCAGCGCATCAATGGTGTCCAACAAGTTGGCACGCGTCGGTTTGCCGTTTTTTTCGATGATGGCGACAATTCCGCAACTATCGTGCTCTTCCGACAGCAAATTTTGAAAT
Proteins encoded in this window:
- a CDS encoding glutamate synthase-related protein yields the protein MRKVNADIGRFQNLLSEEHDSCGIVAIIEKNGKPTRANLLDTIDALIKMEHRSGFINGEGDGCGILTDIPRALWAQKLTQAGYPSEWAYEETFAVAHLFVPKRGDMTLSSLQDRIRKILQENGLRILVEAIDAVNSHVLGKNGRADEPHFWQIALRAESAERLPARLFDLVIQLERDFPLQVASFSNRTVVYKVMGAANLLPKYFHDLGKAEFQTVATIGHNRYSTNTLSNFFRVQPFSLLGHNGEINTVRKLGDEAHMIGVPLAEGGSDSQDLNRVMETLIHRYEFSLLEAIEMVFPPIINEIHQLPAELQDLYTYYRQAWGPFAQGPAGIVSRYGDECAFRVDALGLRPLWMLESERCYYFSSEQGIIPVDRMVSEPKPLAPGETVGVRLAPTVSFIPNHELQQIVLERAKQRTDFQEYRQYLSRLPQTTATPQETQPATDQAYAAFGWDREQIQLVEQMADTGSDPIRSLGHDGPLAALSKSRQNIPDYIKESVAVVTNPAIDREREMEHFSTRVVLGRRPLLNKKETTTSLRVELPSPVLVEGNDGVELQSSQGTLSYESLMQLFEDKGLTERLSLSYPRGSSVKERLEQLAEQALKAVQSGKSLLILDDAGCHQEDRLFLDPHLAVSKVDQALKAAPWPKDGQNWRRECSIVLRSAALRSLHDIAIAVGLGADAVNPYLMFATIIGKENKSAANLFEAINKGLEKIISTIGIHELRGYARLFSSIGLHPEIADVLNIVNYCGSEQAGTSWSDLEKDAEARYEDYASNKAKPAKTFHLWPRVWKSIGQVASGAISYREFAEKLEDLEKQNPISLRHVADLDLDRATPVSPDEVDISVGDHDLPLVISSMSFGSQHETAFRAYAEAAERLNMVSLNGEGGEIKDMLGKYPRTRGHQIASGRFGVNVELVNSALLLEIKIGQGAKPGEGGHLPGVKVSEKVAAARNASPGVDLISPSNNHDIYSIEDLAQIITELKTANKFAKVIVKVPIVPNIGTITVGIAKAGADIITLSGFDGGTGAARVHALQHVGLPAEIGVKAAHNALVEAGIRDQVELWADGGLKSGLDVIKMMLLGANRIGFGTLAMLAIGCTTCRGCHLDTCHVGIATQIESMEEAEEKGLRRFVPRVYEDAVDSLVRLFSAFGEEIRRLTAQLGFTRTQDLVGRSDLLKQVRELERVDLSDLLRPIAIDWRQSAASEIAVTSQSDDLKVAVGAEAEAVLADRITFDRPVSESYADVNSTDRVMGSRISGARVRNRLDGSYMRLPEVSLTFKHGSIPGNGLAAFNAEGVRMVVHGGAQDGVGKTAFGGRVSILKSPGANGVMINGSVGKSFCYGAQKGLFIVQGNADSRAGIRLSGADVIIGGEPSGPIRDDLGMIGARANIKGFAFEYMTNGRAVVMGDPGPWICAGMTGGRVYLRLIPELGLDQQALQRRIAKGAKVSLQPLDDQGERDIRELLGYYREELERSGQQAEAEKVAQLAENPRVSFMQVIPHKVQADPSISTE